The Bradyrhizobium betae genomic interval CGGAAGTCGAGCGTCGAAGCCGTGCCGTTGGAAAAGTCGGCGGCGACCACGGCGCGCATCGCCTGCGAGAGCGCCTCGCCCTCGATCAGCGGGTGGTCGACGCGAAACCAGATCGCACCGGCACCGGCCTTGCCGAAGCGGCCGCGCGCGGCGCGCATCGAAACCGATCGCACGAACGGGCTGGTGGCGGCATGACCGTCCTCGACGAACGAGTCCTCCGGCGAAGGCAGCGTCACCGGCAACTCCTCGACGTCATCGGGCAGGCTCAAGGCGTGGCGCCTGATCTTGAGCACGGTGGCACCCACCACCTGCACGCCGTCGGCGAGCAGCTTGATCTCGCAGAGCTGGATCTTGCGGCCCTCGCGCAGGACCTTGGTCTCGATCGTGAGTGGCGCCACCGGGACCGGGCGCATCAGATCGATGGTGACGCGCGCAATGTTCATCGGCACCGGTGTCGGAATGCGCTCGGCCGCCCACGTCACCAGCGAGGCCGGCGCCGAGCCGTGCTGCATGCGGCGATCCCAGGGACCGGCCGCGTCAGGGCTGGTGACGACGCTGTTGCCGTCGACACGGTAGATGGCGGTCATGTTCTGCTCGGTCTCTCGGCTGGCGTTCCCCGGACGCTGCGCAGCGCGTAAGCGGTGCGCTGCAGAGCCGGGGTCCATGTGCTGCAGCGATGGGTCCCGGCTCTGCGCAGCAGCGTTGCACGCTGCAGCGCGACCGGGACACGAGAACGACTACAACGGCGGATCAATCGCCTCGTCGTATTCCTTCTTGAAGCGCGCGATCAGCTCGGCGGCGGGCAAGACGCCGTCGACGCTGCCGATGCCCTGGCCGCTGCCCCAGATCTCCTTCCAGGCCTTCGGCTTGGCACGCTCGCCGGAGGCGTCGGTGCCGAAGTTCATCTTGGAGGGATCCGAGGTCGGCAGGTTCTCGGGGTCCATGCCGGCGGCGAGGATCGAGGGCTTCAAATAGTTGCCGTGCACGCCGGTGAATAGGTTGGAGTAGACGATGTCGTCAGCCGTCGAGCCTGCGATCATCTCCTTGTACTTCTCGACCGCGTTGGCCTCCTTGGTGGCGATGAAGGCCGAGCCGATATAGGCGAAGTCGGCGCCGAGAATGCGCGCGGCGCGGATCGCCCTGCCATTGCCGATGGCGCCCGACAGCGCGATCGGACCGTCGAACCATTTTCGCGTTTCAGCAACGAAAGCCAGCGGCGAGATGGTGCCGGCATGGCCGCCGGCGCCGGCCGCGACCAGGATCAGGCCGTCGGCGCCTTTCTCGATCGCCTTGTGCGCGAATTTCTGGTTGATCACGTCGTGGAAGACGATGCCGCCCCAGCCGTGCACCGCCTGGTTCAGCTCTTCGCGTGCGCCGAGCGAGGAGATGACCATCGGCACCTTGTACTTGGCGCAGAGCTGCATGTCGTGATCGAGCCGATTGTTCGACTTGTGCACGATCTGGTTGACCGCGAACGGCGCCGACGGCTTGTCGGGATGGGCACGGTCATAGGCCGCAAGCTCCTCGGTGATCCGCGCCAGCCACTCGTCGAGCAGCTCCGGCGGCCGCGCGTTCAGCGACG includes:
- a CDS encoding thioesterase family protein encodes the protein MTAIYRVDGNSVVTSPDAAGPWDRRMQHGSAPASLVTWAAERIPTPVPMNIARVTIDLMRPVPVAPLTIETKVLREGRKIQLCEIKLLADGVQVVGATVLKIRRHALSLPDDVEELPVTLPSPEDSFVEDGHAATSPFVRSVSMRAARGRFGKAGAGAIWFRVDHPLIEGEALSQAMRAVVAADFSNGTASTLDFRAWTYINADLTVNFSRQPVGEWILLDGESWIGPDGAGLAMSRLADRQGYFGRAVQSLVIEKR
- a CDS encoding NAD(P)H-dependent flavin oxidoreductase translates to MSMPALFKGRLSIPVIGSPLFIISVPDLVIAQCKAGVVGSFPSLNARPPELLDEWLARITEELAAYDRAHPDKPSAPFAVNQIVHKSNNRLDHDMQLCAKYKVPMVISSLGAREELNQAVHGWGGIVFHDVINQKFAHKAIEKGADGLILVAAGAGGHAGTISPLAFVAETRKWFDGPIALSGAIGNGRAIRAARILGADFAYIGSAFIATKEANAVEKYKEMIAGSTADDIVYSNLFTGVHGNYLKPSILAAGMDPENLPTSDPSKMNFGTDASGERAKPKAWKEIWGSGQGIGSVDGVLPAAELIARFKKEYDEAIDPPL